The following are from one region of the Verrucomicrobiales bacterium genome:
- a CDS encoding S8 family serine peptidase, translating into MKELFNLAAGSTSKKRATRWYSWFFGGLTLPLLLAWLWNHQTPQPSALRDSTERSSLFQVAPAPAVPTPVPSSVPSRSQPAAGDSVAARTSQPLYSAVQVASTPPVTNTFDPAAFSPTISHGAPPPPAGKQFDPRFVQPASWLVPPPLSDEQIALQSRAMRARSDEEKREALDWAMKNNMPVRGETTNGATYELMAVREGVPSYVTTENANAAISTGVDPYLRSVYSDVSLTGEGWGIGVWEAGPARSTHRELYDGSSYHAVFVDLGAGPNYSNIPNESHATHVVGTLVGRGVTPAAKGMAPGAFAYVQDWNGYLSELLAEGASAPGQRRKVYVSNHSWGYVGGWYNYSSPPQIESVQYPFAGWYWHGQSGANESALFGQYGDEARNLDVATRMVPYHLPFMASGNSRGKSPGFLDVAYWPSPNRRYQSGIWGLTTGSAPGANGGSDGYDTIPTLANAKNIMTVGNLKDAISGGERSVNGINLVDSSSMGPTDDGRIKPDIVANGEELYSSDKGSDDDYSRKTGTSMATPNASGGAILLHEYYTRSTGQYMRASTLKALIIHTATDLDVPGPDYKTGWGLMDAGNALVTLFNHETQPAAHHIVEAVLSDATPEYRLGFTATNLSLLTATLCWTDVAGPSLSGLNNRTSAVVNDLDLRIIDPNGFVFYPARLDVNNPKAAATYGDNTKDTVEKVSFLALASGNYELVVSHKGTLQAPSDWNGNQLAGGSAQPFSLILDGQFEEDSGTLAEGLDQPPTRAFNLSTNRAWVYQTESTSVGGNRIASISPGHGKTHAFQTVSQGPQQLTFRWGVSSEANRDKLRFLINNVLVEEISGEVATKPHSRNLPSGTHTLRWEYVKDASVSSGQDRGWVDELQFLDPPPPPASYAQNFDSQALGSKEFNDFSKLTTDAPAVPGVHSINGQKRLRLTAADTLHTRAQFVLPALAPSTYGFFAQFDYLITPPDAGPIADGFGFYLKPAAAGIDSESNQVGGYSSGIGVEFITFGAPRHLIRINGAEQPGAYAESPATGVVTRVMIDYRTQPGKQGTLTVVAGGQTILDTVPVPADFQPTSTDVFAFAARTGGFGETLSIDNVQVRSRVSDERSYSQDFTEYANGARIFKDGSVLASDTGAARVNKNPNGRAFLIMTAAETPWTRTQWVLPGLVPSTYGFTARFSYAIAKPPTGQWADGFGFYLRPADEPVDVDNNQVGGYAKGLGVEFITFSNPRHQIRANNQVLPETYPVSPHVDGQFSAVVIDYDAYPGKTGSLSLNIGGTQVLSRVPVDYMTALDDVFTFVARTGGFSETLVIDDVQIIPKSQRPPGNVTARFMNRVGSALLVEVKWDTEPGGVYEVYVSQDLVNWQLTRTYTATSSTLGITNVSPADEDTRLFFKIVRQQ; encoded by the coding sequence ACACGGCGCACCACCTCCTCCTGCTGGAAAACAGTTTGATCCCAGGTTCGTGCAACCGGCCAGCTGGCTCGTGCCGCCGCCACTCAGCGATGAGCAAATCGCGTTGCAGAGCCGAGCCATGCGAGCTCGAAGTGATGAGGAGAAACGTGAGGCTTTGGACTGGGCGATGAAAAACAACATGCCGGTCCGAGGTGAAACCACCAATGGCGCAACCTACGAACTCATGGCGGTTCGGGAGGGCGTTCCTTCCTATGTCACCACTGAGAATGCCAACGCCGCCATCTCGACGGGTGTGGACCCATATTTAAGGTCGGTTTACAGCGACGTCAGTCTGACGGGAGAGGGCTGGGGCATTGGGGTGTGGGAAGCGGGGCCGGCCCGGTCTACCCATCGCGAATTGTATGACGGTTCATCGTATCACGCGGTGTTTGTGGATCTAGGTGCGGGGCCCAACTACAGCAACATTCCGAATGAAAGCCATGCCACCCACGTCGTTGGCACGCTCGTGGGCAGGGGTGTCACTCCCGCTGCGAAGGGGATGGCGCCGGGAGCTTTCGCCTACGTTCAAGATTGGAATGGCTATCTCAGTGAATTGCTGGCGGAAGGCGCATCCGCGCCGGGTCAACGAAGGAAAGTCTACGTCTCCAACCATTCGTGGGGATATGTCGGGGGATGGTATAATTACTCATCACCCCCTCAGATTGAGTCGGTTCAGTATCCCTTTGCGGGTTGGTATTGGCACGGCCAATCCGGCGCCAATGAATCAGCCCTATTCGGACAGTACGGAGATGAGGCGAGGAACCTCGATGTGGCCACGCGAATGGTCCCTTATCATCTGCCTTTCATGGCCTCTGGAAATTCGAGGGGAAAATCGCCTGGTTTTTTGGATGTCGCGTACTGGCCGAGCCCCAATAGACGATACCAATCGGGAATTTGGGGGCTTACAACCGGATCCGCCCCGGGTGCGAACGGAGGAAGCGATGGGTACGACACCATTCCGACCTTGGCCAACGCCAAGAACATCATGACGGTTGGCAACCTCAAGGACGCCATCTCGGGAGGGGAGCGCTCCGTGAATGGAATCAATTTGGTCGATTCTTCGAGCATGGGACCCACCGATGATGGGCGCATCAAGCCGGACATCGTTGCAAATGGCGAGGAGCTCTACTCCAGCGACAAAGGAAGCGACGATGATTATTCCCGTAAGACCGGAACCAGCATGGCCACTCCCAACGCCTCTGGCGGCGCGATTCTGCTGCACGAGTATTACACGCGATCGACAGGCCAGTATATGCGAGCGAGTACGCTCAAGGCACTGATCATTCACACGGCTACGGACCTCGATGTTCCGGGCCCGGACTACAAGACCGGCTGGGGTTTGATGGATGCGGGTAACGCGTTGGTCACGCTTTTCAATCATGAAACTCAGCCCGCCGCTCACCATATCGTGGAAGCGGTTTTGTCGGATGCGACACCTGAGTATCGCCTGGGCTTTACAGCGACAAACCTCTCCTTATTGACGGCCACACTGTGTTGGACGGACGTCGCCGGGCCGTCGTTGTCAGGTTTGAATAATCGAACCAGCGCTGTGGTCAACGATCTCGACCTTCGAATCATCGACCCGAATGGGTTCGTCTTCTACCCGGCCCGTTTGGATGTGAATAACCCGAAGGCTGCGGCCACATATGGAGACAACACCAAGGATACAGTGGAGAAGGTTTCGTTTCTGGCCCTCGCGAGCGGCAACTACGAACTCGTAGTAAGTCACAAGGGAACCTTGCAAGCCCCGAGCGACTGGAACGGCAATCAGCTCGCCGGCGGATCCGCGCAGCCCTTTTCCCTAATCCTCGACGGTCAGTTCGAAGAAGACAGCGGCACGCTGGCCGAGGGACTGGATCAGCCTCCGACCCGAGCCTTCAATCTCTCAACCAATCGGGCTTGGGTCTATCAAACCGAGTCAACTTCCGTGGGCGGTAACCGCATCGCGTCGATTTCTCCAGGCCATGGTAAAACCCATGCGTTCCAAACGGTGAGTCAAGGGCCGCAACAACTCACTTTCCGTTGGGGTGTCAGCTCCGAAGCGAATCGGGACAAGCTTCGGTTCCTCATCAACAATGTCCTTGTGGAGGAGATCTCAGGCGAAGTGGCCACCAAGCCGCACTCAAGAAACCTGCCAAGCGGGACGCATACACTTCGGTGGGAATACGTGAAGGATGCGAGTGTCAGTTCGGGCCAGGACCGTGGGTGGGTGGACGAGCTTCAATTCTTGGATCCGCCGCCCCCGCCCGCCAGCTATGCGCAGAACTTCGATTCACAGGCTCTCGGAAGCAAGGAGTTCAATGACTTTTCCAAACTCACGACGGATGCTCCCGCAGTGCCCGGCGTACACAGCATCAATGGACAAAAGCGGCTCCGCCTCACGGCGGCCGACACGCTGCATACACGAGCCCAGTTCGTGCTCCCGGCTCTGGCGCCGTCCACATACGGATTCTTCGCGCAGTTTGATTATCTGATCACTCCTCCGGACGCAGGACCCATCGCGGATGGATTCGGCTTTTATCTGAAGCCAGCGGCCGCCGGTATCGATAGCGAGAGCAACCAGGTGGGTGGGTACTCCTCGGGCATTGGGGTCGAATTCATCACGTTCGGTGCGCCACGTCACCTCATCCGCATCAATGGTGCGGAGCAGCCGGGTGCTTATGCAGAGAGCCCCGCTACAGGCGTTGTCACCCGGGTCATGATCGACTACCGCACCCAACCTGGGAAGCAAGGCACCCTCACCGTGGTGGCGGGTGGGCAGACGATCCTGGACACCGTTCCTGTGCCGGCGGATTTCCAGCCGACATCCACAGACGTGTTCGCATTTGCAGCACGGACGGGAGGCTTCGGTGAAACACTATCGATCGATAATGTCCAGGTCCGATCCCGCGTCAGCGACGAAAGGAGCTACAGTCAGGACTTCACCGAGTATGCGAACGGTGCCCGTATTTTCAAGGATGGAAGCGTGCTCGCTTCGGATACTGGGGCGGCTAGGGTGAACAAGAATCCGAATGGACGCGCGTTCCTTATCATGACCGCGGCCGAAACCCCATGGACCCGCACTCAGTGGGTTCTGCCAGGATTGGTTCCATCCACCTACGGTTTTACCGCCCGCTTCTCCTACGCGATTGCAAAGCCCCCGACGGGACAGTGGGCGGATGGATTTGGCTTTTATCTCAGGCCTGCAGACGAACCGGTGGACGTGGACAATAATCAGGTCGGAGGATACGCCAAAGGTCTGGGTGTTGAGTTCATTACATTCTCCAACCCTCGCCACCAGATTCGGGCGAACAACCAGGTCCTTCCCGAGACATATCCGGTGTCGCCCCACGTCGACGGTCAATTCTCGGCAGTGGTCATTGACTACGACGCGTATCCTGGAAAGACGGGCAGCCTGAGTTTGAATATTGGTGGCACTCAGGTGCTCTCACGAGTTCCGGTTGACTATATGACGGCGCTGGACGACGTGTTCACCTTTGTCGCTCGCACGGGTGGATTCTCTGAAACACTTGTGATCGACGATGTGCAGATCATACCCAAGTCGCAGCGCCCTCCCGGAAACGTCACCGCTCGCTTTATGAATCGAGTTGGGTCAGCGTTGCTGGTGGAGGTGAAATGGGATACGGAACCCGGTGGAGTCTACGAGGTTTATGTGAGTCAGGATCTGGTGAACTGGCAGCTGACTCGCACGTATACTGCGACCTCCTCCACACTGGGGATCACGAATGTTTCGCCCGCCGATGAGGACACCCGGCTGTTCTTCAAGATCGTGAGACAACAGTAA
- a CDS encoding AAA family ATPase: MKRNSTRQPRCIVIAGPNGAGKTTFARQFLHRDAGMLNFVNADLIAGGLSPLQPELANLAAGRLFLNELDRLAGARADFAFETTLSGLTYIDRLKRWKASGYRIEIVFLRLPSTRLALRRIAIRVRQGGHHVPRQDVLRRFVRGWDNFQSAYRLLADSWAVYDNSGILPKLLEKGP, from the coding sequence ATGAAGCGGAACTCTACCAGGCAACCACGCTGCATCGTCATCGCCGGTCCAAACGGCGCCGGGAAGACTACGTTCGCTCGACAGTTTCTACACCGTGACGCAGGAATGCTAAACTTTGTAAACGCTGACCTGATCGCTGGCGGACTTTCGCCGCTACAACCGGAATTGGCAAACCTAGCCGCAGGGCGTCTGTTTCTGAACGAACTCGACCGGTTGGCGGGCGCTCGCGCCGACTTTGCTTTCGAGACCACCTTAAGCGGTTTGACCTACATTGACCGTTTGAAGAGGTGGAAAGCTTCTGGCTACCGAATCGAGATCGTCTTCCTCCGATTGCCTTCTACCCGACTGGCTCTTCGACGTATTGCCATTCGGGTCCGGCAGGGAGGCCATCACGTGCCCCGGCAAGACGTGCTTCGGCGATTTGTGCGAGGGTGGGACAATTTCCAATCCGCTTATCGGCTTCTCGCCGACTCATGGGCAGTCTATGACAACTCTGGCATCTTGCCCAAACTACTCGAAAAAGGACCATGA